Genomic DNA from Harpia harpyja isolate bHarHar1 chromosome 13, bHarHar1 primary haplotype, whole genome shotgun sequence:
GTTCAAACTGTTAGACAAAGGATATTTGGAATAGTCAATTATGTCAACACGGTAAGAGCAACTACAGCAAAGTGAAATTGAAATAGAAgtgatttataatttttttcttttgcaaacatcATGAATTTTCATTATTACATGtaggaaagaatgaaaactgaactTCATTGTAATTTATGAAACAAATTTAACACATCTGTCCATATTATCCCATTCTTTGCCTTCAGATATGAGATTTCTAGCAAGGAAGACCTATACTGTATTTTCTTAACACTTGTTGAAGTGAATGATTGAAATCCTTTGAAAAGAATGAACTGATTCTCAagtcttcatttcttttgcaAGTCAAACTTCTTCAAAAATACTGCTggaattttcaagtattttaaagccatttttataGTTGGTTTAAATGTGGGGGGGGAAATAAGatttcatgttttgtttcttggttttttgttgcAACTTCAAAGTGCAGAAAAACTTAAATCAGGTCTGGAGTGGACTATGTTGCAAGCGACAGAAGTGAACCAATTACCAGGACAACTGTTTGTTTCAGAAGTCTTCATAATGTGCTACATTTTTACAGCAACGCtgtttctctgctgcaggtttaTAAGGCCATAAATACCTACGTGGCTTTAATTGGCCTAGAAATCTGGACAGATGGTGATAAATGCCTCCTGAGTCGTGCTGCAGGATTCACTCTGGACAGTTTCTCAAAGTGGCGTCTATCAGATttattaaagaggaaaagaaacgACAATGCTCAGCTAATCACGTGTGTATCATTCTGTTTCCTATTTGCATTTCCAAATAGGTTCAAggaatttgttcttttaaaattggtCACCAACCAGAGACGCTGTCTATACTGAACTGGATTTCATGCTTTCCAGTACCAGGTTGTGCTAATTCCAGGACAAAAATGCAGGctctcttttcttgcttttattttcgcCATGGAATACAATTCCCTGCTAGGACACAGTATCTAATCTTTCTATCTGAACCCCTGCAAAAACAGGCCACGTAAACTTCCACTACATCTCAgtctctccttttccctgctcTGGTCCCAGAACAGTTGAGTATCCTGAAGACTGCAGCATAGTCTAACAACCTAAGGAGCCATGACATGAAGTTTAACAGCTGGGAAATGCACGTTGCCAAACGAAACCACCACTCGCTTTGCTATTCTGGCTCATGTTCAATGGCCCTGATTCATCCAAGCACTTTGCTACATTTAGAGCACTTCATCAAGCTCTTTACGCTCATACAGATGCTTTAGGTCTGATGAACTGCAATGtaatttaagtaaaaatttaaaatgaaaagtgtaTTCAATTGTTTTCTGATATGCCGTGATCTTAACCATGTCCTCAAATATTGTATTAAATCAGGGATGCAAACCAGAGCTGGAAATGAGTATATGCTTAAAGCCTTCAGCCTGGTTAAGAAAGCAGACACCTTCAGATCTGCTTCCTGGTCACGTCATTGCATTTCACTCTGCCCTTCTTCTTCCTTACAGAGGCTATGACTTTGAGGGGACAACGATTGGATTAGCCTTTCTAAAATCCATATGTAGTGATATATATTCCGCAGGTATTATTCAggtctgatttatttttgttttacttgttaaaggtttttctatgttttttacCGAACCAGCAAAGAATGTTTATGAAAATTATTGGGTGTGCAACATTTTCAGTTCTCTGTCCGATTCATATCATTATTTTATTAGACTGTAGAAATTCACAgtcagagattttattttaaatgaagtgcaGAGGGTAAAGACAGCACACACAAAGCATGGCATCTGCGTTATCTAAATGCCAACATCAAACTCAGACACTTGTATTTGGAGTACCAGGCTCCAATAGAGTCGGAGAGAAATAAGTGATTTTGTGCCTCTACCTTAAGGTTCCCTGTTTTGAACAGGGAATTGGTTCTGACTGTCTTAATGCATATCATCAGTTTAGCCACTTAATTACAGCTGCCTAAACTACTGTACTTAAACTTCAGCCTAAACAGGAACATAGATCCAAAACTTTACCAACACCACCGGGAACTCAACTGCTGCACCCAGCTTCAGAGGCCGGGCTTGTTGCTAAGAGGAATAACCCACATGAAATTCCAGCTTTCCCATACCATAAGGAAATCTAGGATGATCTTAAAACCAGAATGCTTTTCAAGGTGCAGCGATGCGTTTTGTAGCAGCATGATTTGCAATGCCATGCTGGAAGAGTATGACCAGTACGCTGCCTCATGCTTTATGCATTTCCACTACCACCTGATGTTTATATGTCTGAATTTCGCTCAAAAGAGCAggacttttcctttcctccctcccaccaaGCAGCACGAAACACCAAGCTAAGAGCAAAGATGGAGCACAGcatctgcctttcctttctgtgcaCACACAACACTGTCCACAATAGTTACCTTGGTGTAATGAGTAATAATTATATCGCACCCACGTAATTACCCTAAGCACAGAGACAGCTATCCAGAGAAAGGATTAAGAGTTTCAGATGTTCAGTTCCCCTTAACACTCAGTTGTTACTTGGCAGCCTAACTTcctcatgtttatttaaaaactaattaTACCAATTTATTCGTGTTTGTTAGTGGTATCATCTCAGTGCTATTACAATATAATCCAGCATAAACTGTGGAATAGATGCATGCATGGATTGAACAACATATCAATCCTTATGTAGCAGTGAGGATAATTTCACTTGAAGAAAAGTTGTCCTATTTCTTAGCCACATGGCTTCTCTGATGTTCCTACTTGTTCTAAAATACTCACAGATATAACAGTCTGTTCTTATCTCTACAGGAtcacaacagaaatgaaattgcagTTGCAGCTACCATGGCACATGAGATGGGACACAACCTTGGCATGAGTCATGACACCAAAGCCTGCACGTGTAATGATCAAGTTTGTATCATGACAGATACTGTCAGGTAGGAGTTTGGATAAAAAGGCGAGGGCACTAATGCATGGGGCAATTAAGGATGGGCTTTGGATAAGCTGCCAGTTTCCAAAATGgagtagtaattttttttttctctgagattaTTCCATTCAAATTAtacaaaaagaagggaaaaatgaagaaattccAGGCCCTTGTAAAATATTCCCAGATGGATAacctctcccccccaaaaaacaacaaaccaaccaaaaaccttAGTCAATTTTGGCTAACATCAGCTTTGCATGTATGGTGGGAGCCTTCACATTAAAccataaataatttcttccttacgATGACGACAGCATAAAACTGCTATGGTATCTCAGACGGCAGAGCTTCCCCAAGATTTACCTAAAGTATATTTTTGTTCTCTACCTTGGAGATGTCTCCTGTGAAAACCACATAGAGTGCTTGCCCGTTTAATAAAGTACCCATTAGATAGGAATGTAGTTCAGTTTTCATTCTAGTTCAACACCCTGAGCCTCTGCTGGAAGGCCCAGTGGAAAACTCCTAATGCCTGAAGCATCCAGGCACAAACTGTATAGACCAGGCTTAAATCTTTGGGATGCAGGATTTATTACGTGCAATTTTTATACTTAGTACATTAACTACTTCTGATCTGtttgtttccacttttttttttcctgctataaGTGGGAGATAGCCATTGTATTTATTAATATATGTATTTGGAAAAATGGTTGCACCCAATAATTTGGGAGACGGTCACTTGTTTCGTTTCTCTTGTAAATGATATTGCTTCTCCTTGCCTACGGTAACCCTAACGTAAATCCTCCTGCTTTCTCAATATAGCTCTATCATCCCCAAGAAATTCAGCTCTTGCAGCCTCCAAAGTTTTGAGAAATACATGTTGAGTGACATGCCAAAATGCTTAACTAACATCCCAGATATAAGCAGCATCATAGCACCTCCATCCTGTGGAAACGGCTTtctggaaagaggagaggaatgCGACTGTGGTACTCCTGAGGTATATGCATAACCGGGAATAAAATAATACTTGGAAGAGGCAATGAGTTTTATTCAGGCTGTACAGTAGCTGGTTTCTGTTAGTTTCTGAGGTAGCCAGTTCAAAGCtagctgaaatatttctgtagaaaCTGTGGTCATCAAATGGCTGATCTGCAGTGCAGGCACCTCCATAAAGTGCATGCTAAATGGTGGAAAAGACGACTACATACTTTGTCATGCGGTATTGACAGAGGAACTGAGAATAGGGAAAAGCCATACATACAAAACCATCTCAGCAGAAATAAGCAAGTTCCGTGCACAACTTCTATTAGCATTTTCATAATCAAATACACTTTGTATTCTTTATGTGCTCAGTCACAATAGCTGGCATGGTTTTTAGTGAAAACggttttcagaaaagcaaagtgcAGGTCCAAGATATCCTTCCCTCCCTTGATAACCAAGTACAGGATGGTTTGTTGAGAATGCAGTACAGAGGGGACCAAACCCTGAAGCAGTGTACCAGAGCTCTGATTGCTGATTCTGTCACAGGAGTGCACAAATCACTGCTGCAACCCCGAGACGTGCAAACTGACAGCAGGTTCCACATGTGCGCATGGAGAGTGTTGTGAAAACTGCCAAGTAAGACTCCTTTTAATCTCTAGCTTCTCATATTTTCCagggtatatttttttttccctctgagaaaGCAGTAATACACCTTTCAAAAGAACCAATCCTCTTTACTTGTAATTAATGACATAGCATTGTAATGACAAGCGCACTTTGTCCATCCCAAACTACACCACAATTATCAACTAACTCAGTCTTTCAATGTCCTGGAGCATTTTACCACCCATTTTCTCCTGGAAAGAACAGCTGAAGCACAATCAGGCAAAAATCTTACCAAGTGACAAAACCAACTTTAAATTAGATACGGATCTTGCTCCTCATGCAACTTGTACAGTGAGGATGAGATTTGTCTTCCCTAATTTTAGCCTTCTAGTTCAGTGTCGTTTTTAAATGGCATGGAGGAGCACTGTGTTAAATGTGGCATTGCTTTTCCCCCACTTCAGTATAAAAAACCAGGTGCTATCTGCCGAGCAGTTAAGCATGACTGTGACCTGGCTGAGATGTGCACTGGCTTTTCTGCAAATTGCCCAGCGGATCGATTCCGTGTGAACGGATACCCCTGCAACTACGGTGAAGGCTACTGCTACATGGGAAACTGTCCCACCCGAGAAAACCAGTGCAAAGCTGCTTTTGGACCACGTGAGTACAAGTTGGCATTGGAAAGATAAGGTTGCCTAGgtcaaaggagaaagagagaggtagGCTTTGTCTGCTAGCAAATCATCAAAGATGTTTTGTAAATCAGGAACAGAATATCTACATAAATGagtataatgagattataatcaTGTGACCTGAAGCTCAGAGCATATAATGCAATGTATTTCTAGAGAAATGGGAAGTGGTAAGCATATTCCTCTTTTGCACGGTGCTTTGAAGGTAAATTTGGAGGGGAGCTGGGTGAGTATTCTTTGCTTGATAGGAAGAGGAAATGTCTGTATTTCAAGTTCATGTCCAAATTTAGCATGCCCTTATGTTTCTGAAGGAGTGTGGCGGCTTACCCTCTTCCCAGTCCTAAACCATCTCCAGTCCTGACTATGTCCTTTTTCTTAGGCAAGGTCTATTGGTTCGTACTGGATAGAGAGAGAACACACCCGATAGGTTCTGCTGTGTGTACACAATAACATTGCAGAATTAATGCATGAAGTGCAGAGAGAGTCATTTAGGCCCATGGGTAACTTCACTGGGAAAGGCCATTTCCTAAACAGGTAAAGGAAACTGAATACTATTAATTCTCACAGGCAGAGAACCTGAACTAATCCCATTGCATTTCCCTCTTTCACAGAGGCTACTGATGCTGCAGCTTCCTGTTACCAGATGAACGAGAAAGGGGTATATTATGgatactgcagaaaagaaaaaggtagtcACGTCCCGTGTAAAAAAAAGTAAGCACTGTGTTACAGAATTTGCTGGGATTTGGGAAGAGAGACCATTCCTATTCAAAttaagagagagaagcagagagcaCACTATTTTAGATGGCACATATGTCCATGTGTCCCTACTTGTTCAGTTTGAATATTGTGGTAAAGCCAGTTCTCAGAAAACTAGTTTCCAAATCATGAGATCAGTCTGAGAAAGAGCaagtgtgtacatatatatgtgcaagCCTACTTGTGAGGATGactgcgtgtgtgtgcatgcacgtgcaGGTAAGTACAGGGAAGGGATTTTTGAATAGGGAACTTGAACCTCAAGTGAACCTCAGAAGCTGATGACAGGTCAGTTAAATACTCATTTCTGCAAATTACTGTGGGCTCCCTGATAAGCTCAAGAGGAATTAAGAACATGCCACCTTCTACTCACAAACCAACCCGAGAACACCACAAACCAAAATTCCTCTACGCAACTTTTTCTTTGGAGTTCCTGTACCCAACAAATTCAAGCTAGAGGAGAGGCCAGCTCAGATAGTTTTGCTGTGCGATGCCGTTGTTCTAGCAGCTCTTGTTCTCCTTCCAGAGATAAAATGTGCGGAAAGTTGTTCTGTACCGGGGGGACGGAGATGCCTCGGGATATGAGCCTAGTGACTTTTGAGTCCTGCAAAGCAAGTTTTCCTAGAAACGGAGAAGCAGACGCAGGGATGGTTCTCGATGGAACAAAGTGCGGGAATGGGATGGTTAGTAGAGAagagcttttttcctctctttcagtcTTGCTTATATCGTTAGCTCTTTTACCAGacaagaaaattttaaacaggGAATACTGAAGTGGACACTAAACATCTGCTGATCTGATTTGCCATACCTTCTGCCTTACATCTATCATAAATAAGTAGCAAACAGGAACTGCTATCATTCTGATTTCCTTATGCTTGACTGCTATCTTATTATTTTTTACTGACACAAATATATGTGGCAACAGAAACATACCTTTGTATGAAGGGTTAAAAGATCATACGTATATTACTATTTTTAGTTATTTCCATAATGGATGTGCTAGGCATCACTGAGTGCTATTTCCAGTTTCTTTGCTATACGTTTCTacttgggggggggagggggggtgctgATGGGAAGGCTGAAGGACTGAAAAGGAGTGGAAAGCAGTGATGTCTGTACATCTTGCTGACTCCCCTTTGCTATAAAATACCCAAAGatcaaatgaaaaattatatCCACATATCAAACTCCAAAGGTAGGTTTAAGTGATTTACAGACCTGTTTCTATGCCTCCTTTTACTCTTCATCACTTTACACAATAATGTGCAAGCTCTGCATGTTCTGAAAGCTATAAATGACTTTGTTAACATTTGCCCTGTACATTTCAGGTGTGCAGCAATGGAGAATGTGTCTATGCTGAAGATGTCTTTAGATCTACCAACTGCTCTGCCAAGTGTACTGGACATGCTGTAAGATACGAGCACTTGATgctattaacttaaaaaaaaaaaccaagaaaattacGCATATCAGCTACAGACCTTATTGATGACAGTATTTAAGTCACTGGGATAGGAATTTGCAAAAAATTGTGGAGTCAGAAGCTTCCtatatttttatgaaagcaaatcTAACCTGATATAGCATCAATATTTTTGCTAAGGAGATCACAGGAGATGCACACAGATTCTGTGTCTGGCCCTGCCTCTGAGCTACAGTATCACGGCTATTGTCTTCCAGGTCATCTTCCATTCTGGGAAGATAATTGTGCTCATCTTATTTGAACATTCAGAGACCTACAGATGTAAAGACTAACTCTGCTGCTTTGTGCCTTGTACTGAAGCCTTCACTACAGAAACACCTGCAAAAGGCACACGATAGCAGACAATCAGACCTGTCCTTTACTGTACAAAACTGCTACTCTCTGTGCGAAACTTTGGTCCAACTAAAATGAGAGGGGGTTTCCAGACCTAGCTTCAATAAGCTGCCCAGGACCTTGATCCAGAGCTGCTGAAACTTTATGGCATCACAGCTTCACTCGTATTTCCCACCTGAAGATATTCCTGGCTTTGTGCTTCCCTAGGTGTGCGACCACAATTTGCAATGCCAGTGTGAAGAAGGATGGGCACCACCAACCTGTGACAGCTCGTCGGCAGTTACCAGTAAGTACTGTATGGCCACACATTGGGTACTGTATTCCGCTGGCTGAAATGAGCTGCTTTAATTCCAGTGAAACAGCCCTAACTTGCACTGGGTGCCAGACTGTTTCTTTGCAAATGTCGCATATCTAGGTCTCCGATTTCTGCGCATCTTTAAGTCACGGCAGCTTGTATGAATGACTAGAGCaagctatttttctttctaacctgACAGAAGTGATACACTCAGGAGATTATTTAGAGTAGCAGGCTTTTCCTTTCTCCACCCAGAGATAACAAGCACACCATATTAGCTCACTGTCAAATTTGAGTGGAGGCAAGCTCCCAGAGGTTTTGCTGTGAGGGAGATGGGAAAGTTTTATTACTTTATCATCTGCATGGAGCTGGCCTTTAACTGATCCACCTCTGAGGGAAAACACTTTGTGTACAGATTTCCAcatgttggggggggtggggggtggaattAAGCCcttgttattaaatatttttgtcctcTCTCCACACTCACTAGAGCACTGTCAGCTCTCAACATTGTGGCTTGGTTGAGGCTTTAGAATAGCTTTGTTGAAGGAAAATGGTGAAGCCTTACTTGCATACAAAGCCAAAGGCCTGTGCCCAGTTTTGGGTAACACCCTTTGAGA
This window encodes:
- the ADAM28 gene encoding disintegrin and metalloproteinase domain-containing protein 28, which codes for MTNILLVSVVLLHFLQGSTSKKLPGVEQYEIVYPRKLHTVHKRDTERNKETKYDDTMEYEFKANGEEVILHLQKNKHLLARDYTETVYSDDGRQITTSPQIKDHCYYEGYIQNDVHSIASISACKGLSGYFETRGQKYLIEPLGTSDRDEHAVYKYEKLEQKSIKTCGLINNTWEADSNDPINDIFKSSNSPEVKAYLKAKKYLELYIVADNTLYKKYEEDVQTVRQRIFGIVNYVNTVYKAINTYVALIGLEIWTDGDKCLLSRAAGFTLDSFSKWRLSDLLKRKRNDNAQLITGYDFEGTTIGLAFLKSICSDIYSAGIIQDHNRNEIAVAATMAHEMGHNLGMSHDTKACTCNDQVCIMTDTVSSIIPKKFSSCSLQSFEKYMLSDMPKCLTNIPDISSIIAPPSCGNGFLERGEECDCGTPEECTNHCCNPETCKLTAGSTCAHGECCENCQYKKPGAICRAVKHDCDLAEMCTGFSANCPADRFRVNGYPCNYGEGYCYMGNCPTRENQCKAAFGPQATDAAASCYQMNEKGVYYGYCRKEKGSHVPCKKKDKMCGKLFCTGGTEMPRDMSLVTFESCKASFPRNGEADAGMVLDGTKCGNGMVCSNGECVYAEDVFRSTNCSAKCTGHAVCDHNLQCQCEEGWAPPTCDSSSAVTSFAIVAGVLVVLAVTATAAVLLIRFRVFKKSCQTRRGPGATNQVFVDQEQRHREHPVLAVPDQKMNDKKLLLPVPPLQENKPQLQSPIVRPKGPPPPIPSTKPTSSHTEEIFAPERKPPHLPVPKGKPPPPPKALKPPINPRV